In Phycisphaerae bacterium, the genomic stretch GCCGGCTGACCGACGTTCAACGTGCCGCCGGGCACGCCGAGGAGCTGCGCCGGCCGCGTGGACATCGCCCGCACAAGCTGCGGCCAGCCGATGAGCTTCGACTCGATGAGCGCGCGGATGAACAGCGGCAACGCCGTCTCCAGTCCGATGATGCCGAACGGCGCATAGGCGAACTCGTGCTCCTTGCTCTCACGGCCGTGCGGCGCGTGGTCCGTGACCAGGCAGTCGATCGTCCCGTCGCGCACGCCTTGCAGACAGGCTTCGACGTCCGACTTGCCGCGCAGCGGCGGCTTCATCTTGTAGTTCGTGTCGAACCCGCCGCAGGCCTCGTCCGTCAGCAGCAGATGGTGCGGGCAGACCTCGGTCGTCACGCGCTGGCCGGCCTGCTTCGCCCCCCGCACAAGCTCCACCGCGCCGCGCGTCGAGACATGCGCCACGTGGTAGCGCACCCCGGCCTGCGCCGCCAGCGTCAGGTCGCGCTGCACCATCACGACCTCGGACGCCGCCGGGATGCCGGACAGACCCAGCCGCGTCGCCGTCGTGCCGCTGTGCATGCAGCCGCTGCCGGCCAGCGCCGGATCCTCGCAATGCTGGATGAACAACCGATCGAACATGCTCACGTAGCGCATCGCCCGCAGGCACACGCCGGCATCCGCGACCCCGTCGCCGTCGTCGCTGAACGCAATCGCCCCGGCGCGGACCATCAGCCCGATCTCGGCCAACTCCTTGCCCTGTCGGCCGTGCGTCAAGGCGCCAATCGGGTAAACCCGCGTGTGCGCCGACCGCGCCGCCTGCCGCAGGACGAACTCGATCGCCGAGTCGTTGTCCAGCGGTGGGTCGGTGTTCGGCATGCACGCGACCGCCGTATAGCCGCCCGCCGCGGCCGCCGCCGTCCCGGTCTCGATCGTCTCGTTCTCTTCGTAGCCCGGCTCGCGGAGGTGGACATGCATGTCGATCAGGCCGGGCGTGACGAGCAGCCCGCCCGCGTCGACCACCTCGTCCGCGGACTGCGGCGCGGACCTGCCCACGCCGGCGATCCGTCCGTCCTTGATCGCCAGATTGGTGACCTCGTCGATTTCCTGCGCGGGATCGATCACCCGCCCGCCGCGAATCAGAATGCTGTTGGCCATCGTCGTCGCCACTCGCTCAGAGCCGCTGTGCTACACCGCCGCCACGGCGTGCCGAGGTATGATACTGTCCCCCGCGGCGACGTGCAGCCGCCCGTTTCGGAGAAGCCGGAATGACACCGCCCGCCGACGTCCTTGCCGACCGCCTGCGCCGCGGACCGCTGGTGCTCGATGGCGCCATGGGGACCGAGCTGGAACGGCGCGGCGCGGGTCGGCCGGTGCCGCTCTGGTCGGCGGGGGCCCTGCTGGACGCGCCGGAGGTGGTGGCGGCTATTCACGCGGAATACGCGGCGGCGGGTGCGGACATTCTCGTCGCGAACACGTTCCGGACGAACCCGCGGGCACTGCGGGCGGCGGGCCGGCTCGCGGACGGGCCGCGGTTGAACCAGTTGGCCGTGGAGCTGGCCCGGCGGGCGGCAGGGGCGCACAACGTGATCGTGGCGGCGAGCGTCGCGCCCGTCGAGGACTGCTACTGCCCGGAGCGTGTGCCGGTGGAGTCCGAGCTGCGCGCCGAGCACCGGCAGATGGCGGCGTGGCTGGCGGCGGCCAAGCCCGATCTGATCTGGATCGAGACGATCGGCACGCTTCGCGAGGCCCGCGCGGCGGCCGAGGCGGCGTGCGCGTGCGGGCTGCCATTCGTCGCATCCTTCGTCGTGCAGGAAAGCGGAGACCTGCTGGGCGGCGAACCGCTGGCGGACGCGGTCGCGGCGATCGAGCCGCTGGGGCCGGGCGCGGTGGGGCTGAACTGCATTCCGCCGCGTGGCCTGACAAGGCTGCTACCGCGGCTGCGGGAGCTGACGGAACGGCCGGTATGTGCGTATGCGCACATCGGCAACCGCGACCCGATCCCCGGGTGGAGCTGCGCGCAGGACGCATCGCCGACGGAATACGCGGTGTACGCGGCCGGATGGCTCGCGGCGGGGGCGCAGATTGTGGGCGGCTGCTGCGGCACGACCCCGGCACACATCCGTGCTGTACGCGCGGTCGTGAATCGACGTGCCGACCGGGCCTGACCGGCTTTCGTACCGGGATTCGCCACAGAGACACCGAGGACGCACAGAGGCGGCGCGGTTCGGCCACCCGCACTTGCCCGCCGCGCCACGCCGGGACATCATCCGGCGAACTTTGTGAAGTTGGAGGAACGCCCATGACCGCGTATCGCCTCGCCCGGCTCGCAATCGCCCTGAGCATCGTGACCCTCGTCCTCTGCGGCCTCGGCGCCGGACGGGCCCCGCAACCGCCGGCGACCGCCCCTGTCGCCGATCCAGATCCGGCCCGTTTTGCCAAGGCGATCGACGAATTCGAGCGCTGGGACAGCCGCAACAGCCCGCCGGATAGTCCGGTGCTCTTCGTCGGCAGCTCCACCATCGTCGGCTGGAAGACGCACGAGAGCTTTCCGAAGCTGCCGGTGATCAATCGCGGCTTTGGCGGCGCGCATCTGTCGGACGTGCTGCACTACTTCGACCGCGTCGTGAAGCCCTACCCGGCCCGCGTGATCCTGCTCTACGCCGGCGACAACGACATCGCCGACGGCAAGACGCCGGAACGCTTGCGGGACGACTATCGCACGTTCGTGCAGCGTGTGCGCGCGCTCCTGCCGGACACGCCGGTCATTTACATCTCGATCAAGCCCAGCACGCTGCGCTGGGCCCAATGGCCGCAAATGAAGGCCGCGAACGCCCTGATCAAGGAGATGTCCGACGCAAGCCAGCATCTCTATTTCGCCGACACGGCGACGCCGACGCTCGGCGAAGACGGCACCCCGCGCAAGCAATGGCTCAAGGACGACGGCCTGCACCTGAGCGACGAAGGCTACCGCCAGTGGACAGAGATCGTCGCCCCGTTGATCGAGCAGGCGCTGAAGGCGAAGTAGCGCGCTGCAACCGACTGGACTGACTGCGGATGTGTGAAGCCCGCCGCGGCAGCTCGATAGGCGCGCCCCCTTTTCACCTTATCACTTCTTCGCGCCGCCGCCGAAGCTGTCCCAGTGCAGGACCTCGCCCAGCGCGCGCTTCGCGGGCGTCGGCGTCTCGCCGCCGTGGCCGACCGCGATCAGCGAGATGAGCTTGTATTCCGCCGGCGCGCCGCACGTCGCCAGCACCTGGGCCGCGTAGGCCTTCTTGTCGCCGGCGACCCAGCACGTCGCGAGGCCCAGCGCCGTCGCCGCGATCATGATCTGTGTCGTCGCCGCGCTGCCGTCCTCGAGGTAGTACGTCGTTGGGCGGCACAGCACGACGATGCACGCCGACGCGTCGGCGATGAACTTGCCATGGTCGGCGAGGTGGGCGAGTTGCCGCAGCTTCGCGGGCTGCGTTACGACGACAAACTCCCACGGCTGCTCATTGCGGGCAGTCGGGGCGAGCCGCCCCATGTTCACGATCTGCGAAAGCTGCTCGCGCGTCACCGTGCCGGACTTGTACTTGCGCACGCTGCGGCGTTTGGCCAGCGCTTCGAGGGCATCCATGGTGTGTATCTCCAGCCGGCCCCGGGGCGGCCGGCGTCAGGCGCTACGCACTTCGTCTTCGCGTTGGGCGGCACCGGTGTTGGCCTGCTGACACAGGAACAGCACCGCCATCCGGACCGCCAGGCCGTTCGT encodes the following:
- a CDS encoding dihydroorotase, producing the protein MANSILIRGGRVIDPAQEIDEVTNLAIKDGRIAGVGRSAPQSADEVVDAGGLLVTPGLIDMHVHLREPGYEENETIETGTAAAAAGGYTAVACMPNTDPPLDNDSAIEFVLRQAARSAHTRVYPIGALTHGRQGKELAEIGLMVRAGAIAFSDDGDGVADAGVCLRAMRYVSMFDRLFIQHCEDPALAGSGCMHSGTTATRLGLSGIPAASEVVMVQRDLTLAAQAGVRYHVAHVSTRGAVELVRGAKQAGQRVTTEVCPHHLLLTDEACGGFDTNYKMKPPLRGKSDVEACLQGVRDGTIDCLVTDHAPHGRESKEHEFAYAPFGIIGLETALPLFIRALIESKLIGWPQLVRAMSTRPAQLLGVPGGTLNVGQPADVTLIDPEVEWTVDAEQMRSKSRNTPFDGWKVRGRAAGTLVEGEWRHRDGEKVRI
- a CDS encoding nitroreductase family protein, which gives rise to MDALEALAKRRSVRKYKSGTVTREQLSQIVNMGRLAPTARNEQPWEFVVVTQPAKLRQLAHLADHGKFIADASACIVVLCRPTTYYLEDGSAATTQIMIAATALGLATCWVAGDKKAYAAQVLATCGAPAEYKLISLIAVGHGGETPTPAKRALGEVLHWDSFGGGAKK
- a CDS encoding homocysteine S-methyltransferase family protein; its protein translation is MTPPADVLADRLRRGPLVLDGAMGTELERRGAGRPVPLWSAGALLDAPEVVAAIHAEYAAAGADILVANTFRTNPRALRAAGRLADGPRLNQLAVELARRAAGAHNVIVAASVAPVEDCYCPERVPVESELRAEHRQMAAWLAAAKPDLIWIETIGTLREARAAAEAACACGLPFVASFVVQESGDLLGGEPLADAVAAIEPLGPGAVGLNCIPPRGLTRLLPRLRELTERPVCAYAHIGNRDPIPGWSCAQDASPTEYAVYAAGWLAAGAQIVGGCCGTTPAHIRAVRAVVNRRADRA